From the genome of Nyctibius grandis isolate bNycGra1 chromosome W, bNycGra1.pri, whole genome shotgun sequence, one region includes:
- the LOC137675737 gene encoding dnaJ homolog subfamily B member 5-like isoform X2, protein MEMGWSGNVLNEKAMNWVERTKQVLSRGLKTGGGSSGGSGNTFHYTFHGDPHVTFTSFFGGSNPFDIFFASSRSRVFNGFDQEAMDIDDNDDPFSAFGRFGFNGINGVHRRHQESLHMRRKIQDPPVIHELKVSLEEVYHGSTKRMKITRRRLNADGRTMRTEDKILNVVIKQGWKEGTKITFPKEGDATPDNIPADIIFILKDKPHLHFKRDGTNVVYIANVSLKEALCGCTVNIPTIDGRVIPLPCNDIIKPGTVKRLRREGLPFPKAPSQRGDLIVEFKIRFPDRIAPQTRQILKQHLPCS, encoded by the exons ATGGAGATGGGCTGGTCAGGAAACGTTTTAAATGAAAAGGCCATGAATTGGGTGGAGAGAACCAAGCAAGTGCTCAGTCGAG gtCTCAAAACTGGAGGTGGCTCTTCAGGTGGCTCAGGGAACACTTTCCACTACACCTTCCACGGAGACCCCCATGTCACCTTCACGTCCTTCTTTGGAGGCTCCAACCCTTTTGATATCTTCTTTGCTAGCAGCCGCTCCCGGGTGTTCAATGGCTTTGACCAGGAAGCTATGGATATCGATGACAATGACGACCCTTTCAGTGCCTTTGGCCGATTTGGCTTCAATGGCATTAACGGGGTTCACCGGCGGCACCAGGAGTCCCTACACATGCGGAGAAAGATCCAAGACCCACCCGTCATCCATGAGCTCAAGGTGTCCCTGGAAGAGGTCTACCATGGCTCCACCAAGAGGATGAAGATCACCCGCAGAAGGCTCAACGCTGATGGCCGGACCATGCGGACTGAGGACAAGATCCTAAACGTTGTCATCAAACAGGGTTGGAAGGAGGGAACCAAAATCACATTCCCCAAAGAAGGGGACGCCACCCCAGACAACATCCCTGCTGACATCATCTTCATCCTCAAGGACAAGCCTCACTTGCACTTCAAGAGGGACGGGACAAACGTGGTCTACATCGCAAACGTCAGTCTTAAAGAG GCCTTATGCGGCTGCACAGTGAACATTCCCACCATCGATGGGCGGGTGATCCCGCTGCCCTGCAACGACATCATCAAGCCAGGGACAGTGAAGAGACTGCGCAGGGAGGGGCTGCCCTTCCCCAAGGCTCCCAGCCAGCGAGGAGACTTGATCGTGGAGTTCAAAATCCGCTTCCCAGACAGAATAGCTCCCCAGACGAGACAGATCCTCAAGCAGCACCTCCCGTGCTCCTAG
- the LOC137675737 gene encoding dnaJ homolog subfamily B member 5-like isoform X1 yields the protein MGKDYYKILSIQSDANEDEIKKAYRKMALKYHPDKNKDPNAEEKFKEIAEAYDVLSDSKKRAVYDQYGEEGLKTGGGSSGGSGNTFHYTFHGDPHVTFTSFFGGSNPFDIFFASSRSRVFNGFDQEAMDIDDNDDPFSAFGRFGFNGINGVHRRHQESLHMRRKIQDPPVIHELKVSLEEVYHGSTKRMKITRRRLNADGRTMRTEDKILNVVIKQGWKEGTKITFPKEGDATPDNIPADIIFILKDKPHLHFKRDGTNVVYIANVSLKEALCGCTVNIPTIDGRVIPLPCNDIIKPGTVKRLRREGLPFPKAPSQRGDLIVEFKIRFPDRIAPQTRQILKQHLPCS from the exons ATGGGGAAGGACTATTACAAGATTTTGAGCATCCAGTCCGATGCCAATGAGGATGAAATCAAGAAAGCCTACCGGAAAATGGCCCTGAAGTATCACCCCGATAAGAATAAAGACCCTAATGCCGAGGAGAAGTTTAAGGAGATCGCGGAGGCTTATGATGTCCTGAGTGACTCCAAGAAACGAGCCGTTTATGACCAATATGGGGAGGAAG gtCTCAAAACTGGAGGTGGCTCTTCAGGTGGCTCAGGGAACACTTTCCACTACACCTTCCACGGAGACCCCCATGTCACCTTCACGTCCTTCTTTGGAGGCTCCAACCCTTTTGATATCTTCTTTGCTAGCAGCCGCTCCCGGGTGTTCAATGGCTTTGACCAGGAAGCTATGGATATCGATGACAATGACGACCCTTTCAGTGCCTTTGGCCGATTTGGCTTCAATGGCATTAACGGGGTTCACCGGCGGCACCAGGAGTCCCTACACATGCGGAGAAAGATCCAAGACCCACCCGTCATCCATGAGCTCAAGGTGTCCCTGGAAGAGGTCTACCATGGCTCCACCAAGAGGATGAAGATCACCCGCAGAAGGCTCAACGCTGATGGCCGGACCATGCGGACTGAGGACAAGATCCTAAACGTTGTCATCAAACAGGGTTGGAAGGAGGGAACCAAAATCACATTCCCCAAAGAAGGGGACGCCACCCCAGACAACATCCCTGCTGACATCATCTTCATCCTCAAGGACAAGCCTCACTTGCACTTCAAGAGGGACGGGACAAACGTGGTCTACATCGCAAACGTCAGTCTTAAAGAG GCCTTATGCGGCTGCACAGTGAACATTCCCACCATCGATGGGCGGGTGATCCCGCTGCCCTGCAACGACATCATCAAGCCAGGGACAGTGAAGAGACTGCGCAGGGAGGGGCTGCCCTTCCCCAAGGCTCCCAGCCAGCGAGGAGACTTGATCGTGGAGTTCAAAATCCGCTTCCCAGACAGAATAGCTCCCCAGACGAGACAGATCCTCAAGCAGCACCTCCCGTGCTCCTAG